A single region of the Manihot esculenta cultivar AM560-2 chromosome 12, M.esculenta_v8, whole genome shotgun sequence genome encodes:
- the LOC110628764 gene encoding cyclin-D1-1 produces the protein MSVDLYCNEVASEFVSSEADINPVESLSSSFPIDDESFIDSIFDSELDQMPETQLVTRFLELPEIVTARQDAVNWMLKVQAYYHFRPETACLSVNYLDRFLSFHTLPEAGKGWPLQLLAVACLSIAAKMEETNVPLLLDLQILEPRFLFKPSTVQRMEILVMARLKWRLHIITPFDFLHYFIEKLSCPSSNFNGSIHSVLSRSSDLIISILRVINFLDYTPSSIGAAAVLWVTNQTMDDPKLGCLHKRVNKDMVKRCYNLIKKNMSKLSHCNKVLNVTIHARCHARKFCNKGFKSSHSSPPNKC, from the exons ATGTCTGTTGACTTGTACTGCAATGAAGTAGCTAGTGAATTTGTTTCCTCGGAGGCTGACATTAACCCAGTTGAAAGTCTTTCTTCTAGTTTCCCAATTGACGACGAGAGCTTCATTGATAGTATATTCGATTCTGAGCTTGATCAAATGCCGGAAACCCAGTTAGTTACACGATTTCTTGAGCTGCCGGAGATTGTTACTGCTCGTCAAGATGCAGTGAATTGGATGTTAAAG GTTCAGGCGTACTACCATTTTAGGCCTGAAACTGCATGTCTCTCTGTCAACTATTTGGATCGTTTCCTCTCATTTCATACTCTGCCG GAAGCTGGGAAAGGATGGCCCCTGCAGCTATTAGCAGTAGCATGCCTATCAATAGCAGCAAAAATGGAGGAAACAAATGTGCCGCTGCTCTTAGACTTGCAAATATTAGAACCCAGATTTTTATTCAAGCCAAGCACAGTTCAAAGGATGGAAATTTTGGTTATGGCCAGACTGAAATGGCGATTACACATCATCACCCCTTTCGATTTTCTTCACTATTTCATTGAAAAACTTTCATGTCCCAGTTCTAATTTTAACGGTAGTATCCATTCTGTTCTTTCGCGTTCCTCCGATCTTATCATCAGCATACTAAGAG TGATCAATTTCTTGGATTATACCCCATCTTCAATTGGGGCAGCTGCAGTTCTATGGGTAACTAATCAAACTATGGATGACCCAAAACTGGggtgccttcacaagagggtgAACAAA GATATGGTGAAAAGATGCTACAACCTTATTAAGAAGAACATGTCTAAATTGTCACATTGTAATAAAGTGCTTAATGTGACTATCCATGCAAGATGCCATGCTAGAAAGTTCTGCAACAAGGGATTCAAGTCAAGCCACAGCTCGCCTCCAAACAAGTGCTAG
- the LOC110628789 gene encoding heptahelical transmembrane protein 4 isoform X1: MGGGKQISGMSEVISETMEKHQLSFSKEGKGKRLWKKVKYQLVEYHSLPGYLRDNEYIVGHYRSEWPLKQVLLSIFSIHNETLNVWTHLIGFFLFLSLTIYTAMKVPKVVDLHSLQLPDVLKADLHKLHECLPSLPTLPNIHRLREEIRTTLPSMDLLPSLSGWHIMELLYNCLPERFFSGNHTDVCVLRSMKEDVVKMIAPLMVRPITRWPFFAFLGGAMFCLLASSTCHLLSCHSERMSYIMLRLDYAGIAALICTSFYPPVYYSFMCDPFFCNLYLGFITILGIATILVSLLPMFQTPEFRTIRAALFSGMGMSGIAPILHKLVLFWDQPEAHHTTGYEVLMGILYGIGALVYATRIPERWMPGKFDIAGHSHQLFHIFVVAGAYTHYHAGLVYLKWRDLEGC; encoded by the exons ATGGGTGGTGGAAAGCAAATTAGTGGGATGTCAGAAGTTATATCGGAAACAATGGAGAAGCACCAACTGAGCTTTTCAAAGGAAGGGAAAGGGAAGAGATTGTGGAAGAAAGTGAAGTACCAGCTTGTAGAATATCATTCTTTGCCTGGTTATTTAAGGGACAATGAGTACATAGTGGGCCATTACCGATCTGAATGGCCGTTGAAGCAGGTTCTGCTAAGCATCTTCAGTATACACAATGAGACATTAAATGTTTGGAC GCATTTGATTGGGttcttccttttcctttccTTGACCATATACACAGCCATGAAGGTTCCAAAGGTGGTTGATCTTCACTCTTTACAACTTCCAGATGTTTTGAAAGCTGATTTGCACAAATTGCATGAATGCCTCCCTTCTTTACCTACCCTGCCTAATATTCACAGACTTAGGGAGGAAATAAGGACTACATTGCCCTCAATGGATTTGCTTCCATCCCTCTCTGGATGGCACATTATGGAACTTCTGTACAATTGTTTGCCTGAGCGATTCTTCAGTGGCAACCACACAGATGTCTGCGTTCTG CGTAGTATGAAGGAGGATGTAGTAAAAATGATAGCCCCCCTGATGGTGAGGCCAATCACACGGTGGCCCTTTTTTGCTTTCCTTGGTGGGGCCATGTTTTGCTTGCTGGCTAGCAGCACATGCCACCTTCTCTCCTGCCACTCTGAGCGCATGTCATACATTATGCTTAGGCTTGACTATGCTGGAATTGCAGCCCTCATATGTACTTCCTTTTATCCCCCTGTTTATTACTCCTTCATGTGCGACCCTTTCTTCTGCAACCTCTATTTGGGATTCATAACCATTTTGGGAATTGCCACAATTTTGGTGTCTCTCCTGCCAATGTTTCAAACCCCAGAATTTCGTACCATTCGAGCAGCTCTCTTCTCTGGTATGGGCATGTCTGGAATAGCACCAATCCTGCACAAGCTTGTCCTGTTCTGGGACCAGCCTGAGGCTCACCACACAACAGGATATGAAGTTTTGATGGGGATTTTGTACGGAATTGGAGCATTGGTTTATGCTACAAGGATTCCAGAACGATGGATGCCTGGAAAATTTGATATTGCAGGGCACAGCCACCAACTTTTCCATATATTTGTAGTGGCTGGAGCTTACACTCATTATCATGCTGGGCTAGTTTACCTCAAGTGGAGAGACCTGGAAGGGTGCTag
- the LOC110628789 gene encoding heptahelical transmembrane protein 4 isoform X2, with product MFGPMKVPKVVDLHSLQLPDVLKADLHKLHECLPSLPTLPNIHRLREEIRTTLPSMDLLPSLSGWHIMELLYNCLPERFFSGNHTDVCVLRSMKEDVVKMIAPLMVRPITRWPFFAFLGGAMFCLLASSTCHLLSCHSERMSYIMLRLDYAGIAALICTSFYPPVYYSFMCDPFFCNLYLGFITILGIATILVSLLPMFQTPEFRTIRAALFSGMGMSGIAPILHKLVLFWDQPEAHHTTGYEVLMGILYGIGALVYATRIPERWMPGKFDIAGHSHQLFHIFVVAGAYTHYHAGLVYLKWRDLEGC from the exons ATGTTTGGAC CCATGAAGGTTCCAAAGGTGGTTGATCTTCACTCTTTACAACTTCCAGATGTTTTGAAAGCTGATTTGCACAAATTGCATGAATGCCTCCCTTCTTTACCTACCCTGCCTAATATTCACAGACTTAGGGAGGAAATAAGGACTACATTGCCCTCAATGGATTTGCTTCCATCCCTCTCTGGATGGCACATTATGGAACTTCTGTACAATTGTTTGCCTGAGCGATTCTTCAGTGGCAACCACACAGATGTCTGCGTTCTG CGTAGTATGAAGGAGGATGTAGTAAAAATGATAGCCCCCCTGATGGTGAGGCCAATCACACGGTGGCCCTTTTTTGCTTTCCTTGGTGGGGCCATGTTTTGCTTGCTGGCTAGCAGCACATGCCACCTTCTCTCCTGCCACTCTGAGCGCATGTCATACATTATGCTTAGGCTTGACTATGCTGGAATTGCAGCCCTCATATGTACTTCCTTTTATCCCCCTGTTTATTACTCCTTCATGTGCGACCCTTTCTTCTGCAACCTCTATTTGGGATTCATAACCATTTTGGGAATTGCCACAATTTTGGTGTCTCTCCTGCCAATGTTTCAAACCCCAGAATTTCGTACCATTCGAGCAGCTCTCTTCTCTGGTATGGGCATGTCTGGAATAGCACCAATCCTGCACAAGCTTGTCCTGTTCTGGGACCAGCCTGAGGCTCACCACACAACAGGATATGAAGTTTTGATGGGGATTTTGTACGGAATTGGAGCATTGGTTTATGCTACAAGGATTCCAGAACGATGGATGCCTGGAAAATTTGATATTGCAGGGCACAGCCACCAACTTTTCCATATATTTGTAGTGGCTGGAGCTTACACTCATTATCATGCTGGGCTAGTTTACCTCAAGTGGAGAGACCTGGAAGGGTGCTag